One segment of Fusobacterium russii ATCC 25533 DNA contains the following:
- a CDS encoding tRNA1(Val) (adenine(37)-N6)-methyltransferase → MSEKLESIIPLLNKNLKIIQRADYFNFSIDSLLISEFLNLNRNTKNILDLGTGNAAIPLFLSKKTSAKIYGIEIQKVSYDLAIKNININNLNEQIYIINDDMKNYLNYFKYGSFDVVVSNPPFFKFNGNYTLLNNLNQLTFARHEIKITLEELVKIAYDLLKDRGYFYLVHRADRLSDILNVLRKYNLEAKNIKFCYTTSKKNAKIILIEAIKNGKAGLNILPPLIINKENGEYTEEVLEMFK, encoded by the coding sequence ATGTCAGAAAAACTTGAAAGTATCATACCATTGTTAAATAAAAATTTAAAAATTATTCAAAGAGCTGATTATTTTAATTTTTCAATAGACTCCTTATTAATTTCTGAATTTTTAAATTTAAATAGAAATACTAAAAATATTTTGGATTTGGGCACTGGTAATGCTGCAATTCCACTTTTTTTGTCTAAAAAGACTTCTGCCAAAATCTATGGAATTGAGATTCAAAAAGTTTCTTATGATTTGGCTATAAAAAATATTAACATTAATAATTTAAATGAACAAATATATATCATAAATGATGATATGAAAAACTATCTAAATTATTTTAAATATGGAAGTTTTGATGTGGTTGTTTCTAATCCACCTTTTTTTAAATTTAACGGAAATTATACATTATTAAATAACTTAAACCAACTTACTTTTGCTAGACATGAAATAAAAATTACTCTTGAAGAACTTGTAAAAATAGCTTATGACTTATTAAAAGACAGGGGATATTTTTATTTAGTGCACCGAGCAGATAGGCTTTCAGATATACTAAATGTTCTTAGAAAATATAATTTGGAAGCTAAAAATATAAAATTTTGTTACACCACTTCTAAAAAAAATGCGAAAATTATATTAATAGAGGCAATTAAAAATGGAAAAGCAGGATTAAATATTCTTCCTCCACTTATTATAAATAAAGAGAATGGAGAATACACTGAGGAAGTTCTGGAAATGTTTAAATAA
- a CDS encoding epoxyqueuosine reductase QueH: MKINYDLKMEDIIREVKNTGLKKKLLIHSCCGPCSSAVLEYLNSFFKIDIYFYNPNITIAYEYQHRIIEQKEMIEKLDYDMKVIEGIYDPQKDFFSKIKGLENEREGGKRCYSCYDIRIRETARKAKEEEYDFFTTVLSISPMKNVNYINEIGEKYSKEYNIPFLYADFKKKNRYLRSIEISKELNMYRQDYCGCIFSKIERENYEKEKLNKERTHG; this comes from the coding sequence ATGAAAATAAACTATGATTTGAAAATGGAAGATATAATAAGGGAAGTGAAGAATACAGGGCTTAAAAAGAAACTACTTATTCATTCTTGCTGTGGACCTTGTAGTTCAGCAGTTTTGGAATATTTAAATAGTTTTTTTAAAATAGATATATATTTTTATAACCCTAATATCACAATAGCGTATGAATATCAACATAGAATTATTGAGCAGAAGGAAATGATAGAAAAATTAGACTATGATATGAAGGTTATAGAGGGGATTTATGATCCTCAAAAGGATTTTTTTTCTAAAATAAAAGGTTTGGAAAATGAGAGAGAAGGAGGTAAGAGGTGTTATTCTTGCTATGATATAAGAATTAGAGAAACAGCAAGAAAGGCAAAAGAAGAGGAATATGATTTTTTTACGACGGTGCTCAGCATAAGTCCTATGAAAAATGTTAATTATATCAATGAAATAGGAGAGAAATACTCCAAAGAATACAACATCCCTTTTTTATATGCAGATTTTAAAAAGAAAAACAGATATTTAAGATCAATAGAAATTTCTAAAGAGTTAAATATGTATAGGCAGGATTATTGTGGTTGTATTTTCTCAAAAATAGAAAGAGAAAACTATGAAAAAGAAAAACTTAATAAGGAGAGAACACATGGCTAA
- a CDS encoding dihydrolipoyl dehydrogenase family protein yields the protein MKKYDVIVIGTGAGNIVTDAALDSGLKVAQIEKGKFGGTCLTRGCIPTKVMVTVADFIRENQKAKKIGIKTQDVEVDWKVLSERVWSKINESIDILEEYKKEKNLDVYEGTGFFVRDKVLQVKYNNGELSEEITADKIILAAGARSRRIDNVEGALETAYITTEDFFGEKFPKKPYKSLIIVGGGAIGTEFAHFFSSLGTKVTLVQSRDRLIPRSDRAISEQLGKMLSKYGVDLRFNSELKELKMNGNEKILIIKNKTSGEVSEIHGEEVLVAAGVIPNTDLLKVENSNILTDKAGWIRTNEFLETSVDGVYAIGDINGHGQLRHKANYEADIIVNNLFPAALPLGQIEEGKEAERRFARFDTIPAVVYTYPQVAQVGYTEEAARELAEEKNWDIRVGYNYYSSTAKGYAMGYNEGEAEDGFVKVVIDVKSKKILGAHIIGSEASLLIQPYATMLATGNIEHVIFEPEIGTEETKKMRGKRHSRYLDPQKITSITESVTAHPALTEVAMWTQYFVPMK from the coding sequence ATGAAAAAATATGATGTCATAGTCATAGGAACAGGAGCCGGAAATATAGTTACAGATGCTGCTCTTGATTCCGGACTAAAAGTTGCACAGATAGAAAAAGGCAAATTTGGAGGGACCTGTCTAACTAGAGGTTGTATTCCGACAAAGGTTATGGTAACAGTTGCAGATTTCATAAGAGAAAACCAAAAAGCTAAAAAAATAGGAATAAAAACTCAGGATGTGGAAGTTGACTGGAAAGTATTAAGTGAAAGAGTATGGTCTAAAATAAATGAAAGTATAGATATATTAGAAGAATATAAAAAAGAGAAAAATTTAGATGTTTATGAGGGAACTGGTTTTTTTGTAAGGGATAAAGTACTTCAAGTTAAGTATAACAATGGAGAATTAAGTGAAGAAATTACAGCAGATAAAATTATTCTGGCTGCTGGAGCTAGAAGCAGGAGAATAGATAATGTTGAGGGAGCACTTGAAACAGCTTATATAACAACAGAGGACTTTTTTGGAGAAAAATTTCCTAAAAAGCCTTATAAGAGTTTAATTATTGTTGGTGGTGGAGCAATAGGAACTGAGTTTGCTCATTTTTTCTCCAGTTTGGGCACAAAAGTTACTTTAGTACAATCAAGAGATAGATTAATTCCCAGATCAGATAGGGCGATATCAGAGCAGCTTGGAAAGATGCTTTCAAAATATGGTGTGGATTTAAGATTTAATTCTGAGTTGAAAGAATTAAAAATGAATGGGAATGAAAAAATATTAATTATTAAAAATAAAACTTCTGGTGAAGTTTCAGAGATTCATGGGGAGGAAGTTTTAGTAGCAGCAGGAGTAATACCAAATACAGATTTGTTAAAAGTAGAAAATTCTAATATTTTAACAGATAAAGCAGGCTGGATAAGAACAAATGAATTTTTAGAAACCAGTGTAGATGGAGTTTATGCTATAGGAGATATAAATGGTCATGGGCAATTAAGACATAAAGCAAACTATGAAGCAGACATTATTGTAAATAATTTATTTCCAGCAGCATTACCTCTAGGGCAGATTGAAGAAGGAAAAGAGGCTGAGAGAAGATTTGCAAGATTTGATACAATACCAGCAGTTGTCTATACCTATCCACAAGTTGCTCAAGTTGGTTATACAGAAGAGGCAGCAAGAGAATTGGCAGAAGAAAAAAACTGGGATATTAGGGTTGGCTATAATTACTATTCGAGTACAGCTAAAGGTTATGCGATGGGTTACAATGAAGGAGAGGCTGAGGATGGCTTTGTAAAAGTTGTTATAGATGTAAAATCAAAAAAGATTTTAGGAGCACATATAATAGGAAGTGAAGCAAGCTTACTTATTCAACCCTATGCTACAATGCTTGCTACCGGTAATATAGAGCATGTTATTTTTGAGCCGGAAATTGGAACAGAAGAAACAAAAAAAATGAGGGGAAAAAGGCATAGCAGATATTTAGATCCACAAAAGATTACAAGCATAACAGAGAGCGTAACAGCACATCCTGCTTTAACAGAAGTAGCTATGTGGACACAGTATTTTGTACCTATGAAATAA
- a CDS encoding pyridoxamine 5'-phosphate oxidase family protein: MFREMRKKEREISLEEAQRILNENNYGVLSTINIDNGYPYGVPISYSYINNEIYFHSAREGLKVESFSKDSRVCFTVIGKTEILPEKFSTKYESTIVYGKLIELTEEEKEKALFELIKKYSAGFLEEGKAYIERSGARTKVYKIKIEHISGKARN, from the coding sequence ATGTTTAGAGAAATGAGAAAAAAAGAGAGAGAAATAAGTTTAGAAGAAGCTCAAAGAATTCTAAATGAAAATAATTATGGGGTACTGTCAACTATAAATATTGATAATGGTTATCCATATGGAGTTCCTATAAGCTATTCGTATATAAATAATGAAATTTATTTTCATAGTGCAAGAGAAGGACTTAAAGTTGAATCTTTTTCAAAAGATAGTAGAGTATGTTTTACAGTTATTGGAAAAACTGAAATTTTGCCTGAAAAATTTTCAACAAAGTACGAGAGCACCATTGTTTATGGTAAACTTATAGAATTAACAGAAGAAGAAAAAGAAAAAGCACTTTTTGAATTAATAAAAAAATATTCTGCTGGCTTTTTAGAAGAAGGCAAAGCCTATATTGAAAGATCAGGTGCTAGAACAAAGGTATATAAAATAAAAATTGAGCATATTAGTGGAAAAGCAAGGAATTAA
- a CDS encoding VOC family protein — protein sequence MKFHFIHENFNVMDLDKSIKFYEEALGLKVAREKFATDGSYKIVYLEDGITDFQLELTWLADRKEKYDLGDEEFHLAFRVDDYEAAFKKHTEMGCVVYVNEKMGIYFITDPDGYWLEIVPVRK from the coding sequence ATGAAATTTCATTTTATTCACGAAAATTTTAATGTAATGGACTTAGATAAGAGTATAAAGTTTTATGAAGAAGCTTTGGGATTGAAAGTTGCTAGAGAAAAATTTGCAACAGATGGAAGTTATAAAATAGTTTATTTAGAAGATGGGATAACTGATTTTCAATTAGAATTGACTTGGCTAGCAGATAGAAAAGAAAAATATGATTTAGGAGATGAAGAATTTCATTTGGCATTTAGGGTTGATGATTATGAAGCTGCATTTAAAAAACACACTGAAATGGGTTGTGTAGTATATGTAAATGAAAAAATGGGCATATATTTTATAACAGATCCTGATGGATATTGGTTAGAGATAGTTCCTGTTAGAAAATAA
- a CDS encoding AAA family ATPase, whose translation MIIRKINLENYRSHKNTTIELSGGINLILGENGKGKSSILEAIGIVLFDINDRTGKKIGKSFISYGETSATVEIIFLGNDGREYSIKNTFHSKKTNTAILKDLKTNEEIKNKEELRTKLNELCGIKKDYTDIYDNIIIAKQNEFINIFKDKPSEREKVFNKIFNTEIYSEMYAGILKDIEDKYSKEKEKLETEKGILSSNLKDESLIIRELAETESNKNELDKKLEETIKIKEQLSKKIKIFEEKERNIENYSKELSNKRENIVELKNNLKKNLSTAKRAKKSKKLVEANEKEYHLYISNEANLKNSRKILDNLKIKEDYNNRLINRNELLNLELKNNLEKLEANKKEIIEILNEKILLEKDLAENNKKRVEFINRGKFLKNILENVENIEKTLNDLERNKYSLERQLKEIELEFSLKKQEMLKISEENISKKLNNIQKIKEKISEIRSNILITQEKISTLEEAREKLTNKICPLLMENCENVKEKNVNSYFSEKILNLETESIKLKKYLDELESEIIEEKELNNLLVHFKFLETESQRLSKNIEDVKISIKKMELELENEKLSIRQILFKVNIKDKEVLKKEVQDITINLSVLNLDEKNKRLQTISRKKEELENENEAIVVINKKNEQEIVDNEKKIETGISYKILEIQEKIRNFEEEQKKLQKSYNIYLENINISNTIEEVLGDIRLSIRNIYNLRKLISKLVGERENLKIEIGKISIFDLREKFEEFNVEIIELSEKSGIAREKMENIKLILEEVRIQKKNVSFLMTKLKKIENKLYKTKIIRANIKGMGLKISKYMLESIAVTASISFNKITGRADRILWTNESYFENTKEKENKYAVYLVTKDRKIAFEHLSGGEQVAVAISLRETMTKYFSNSRFIILDEPTNNLDKERKKLLAEYMGEILNNLDQSIIVTHDNSFREMAETTIEL comes from the coding sequence ATGATAATAAGGAAAATTAATTTAGAAAATTATCGTTCACATAAAAATACAACTATTGAATTATCAGGAGGAATAAATTTAATTTTAGGAGAAAATGGAAAAGGTAAGTCTTCAATATTAGAGGCAATAGGTATTGTCTTGTTTGATATAAATGATAGAACAGGTAAAAAAATAGGAAAATCTTTTATAAGCTATGGAGAAACTTCAGCCACTGTTGAAATAATATTTCTTGGCAATGATGGTAGAGAATATTCAATAAAAAATACTTTCCATAGTAAAAAAACAAATACAGCCATTTTAAAAGATTTAAAAACAAATGAAGAAATAAAAAACAAAGAAGAATTAAGAACAAAATTAAATGAGCTTTGTGGCATAAAAAAAGATTATACGGATATTTATGATAATATAATCATAGCAAAACAAAATGAGTTTATAAATATTTTTAAGGATAAGCCAAGTGAACGGGAAAAAGTATTTAATAAAATTTTTAATACAGAAATATATTCCGAGATGTATGCTGGAATTTTAAAGGATATTGAAGATAAGTACAGTAAAGAAAAAGAAAAACTGGAAACGGAGAAGGGGATTCTTTCTTCAAATCTTAAAGATGAGAGTCTTATTATAAGAGAATTAGCTGAAACGGAAAGTAACAAGAATGAATTGGATAAAAAATTAGAGGAAACAATAAAGATTAAAGAGCAGTTATCGAAAAAAATAAAAATTTTTGAAGAAAAGGAAAGAAATATAGAAAATTATTCTAAAGAACTTTCGAATAAAAGAGAGAACATAGTAGAATTAAAAAATAATCTAAAAAAGAATCTCTCTACAGCCAAGAGGGCTAAAAAATCAAAAAAATTGGTTGAGGCTAATGAGAAAGAATATCATTTATATATCTCCAATGAGGCTAATTTGAAAAACAGTAGAAAAATCTTGGATAATCTAAAAATAAAAGAGGACTATAATAATAGATTAATCAATAGAAATGAACTTTTAAATCTTGAATTGAAAAATAATCTGGAAAAATTGGAAGCTAATAAAAAAGAAATTATAGAAATTTTAAATGAAAAAATTCTCTTAGAGAAAGATTTGGCAGAAAATAATAAAAAAAGAGTAGAATTTATTAATAGGGGTAAATTTTTAAAAAATATTTTAGAAAATGTTGAAAATATTGAGAAAACACTAAATGATTTGGAAAGAAATAAATATTCTTTAGAAAGACAGTTGAAAGAAATTGAGCTTGAATTTAGTTTAAAAAAACAGGAAATGCTTAAAATATCTGAGGAAAATATTTCAAAAAAACTGAACAATATTCAAAAAATCAAAGAGAAAATTTCAGAGATAAGAAGCAATATACTGATAACTCAAGAAAAAATAAGCACCTTAGAAGAAGCTAGAGAAAAATTGACAAATAAAATTTGTCCCTTACTTATGGAAAATTGTGAGAATGTAAAGGAAAAAAATGTTAACTCTTATTTTTCAGAAAAAATTTTAAACTTAGAAACTGAAAGCATAAAATTAAAAAAATATTTAGATGAATTAGAGAGTGAAATAATTGAAGAAAAAGAATTAAACAATTTATTAGTTCATTTTAAATTTCTGGAAACTGAAAGCCAAAGATTGAGTAAAAATATTGAAGATGTAAAAATTTCTATTAAAAAAATGGAGCTTGAGCTTGAAAATGAAAAGTTAAGTATAAGGCAGATTCTATTTAAGGTCAATATTAAAGATAAGGAAGTCTTAAAGAAAGAAGTTCAGGATATAACAATAAATTTATCAGTACTTAATTTAGATGAAAAAAATAAAAGGCTTCAAACTATTTCAAGAAAAAAAGAAGAATTGGAAAATGAAAATGAAGCAATAGTGGTAATCAATAAGAAAAATGAACAGGAAATAGTGGATAATGAGAAAAAAATAGAAACAGGTATCAGCTATAAAATATTGGAAATTCAGGAAAAAATAAGAAATTTCGAAGAAGAACAGAAGAAATTGCAAAAATCATATAATATTTATCTTGAAAATATAAATATATCTAATACAATAGAAGAAGTTCTAGGAGATATTAGATTGAGTATAAGAAATATTTATAATCTGAGAAAACTCATTTCTAAATTAGTTGGAGAAAGAGAAAATTTAAAAATAGAAATAGGGAAAATTTCAATTTTTGATTTAAGGGAAAAATTTGAAGAGTTCAATGTTGAAATAATAGAACTTAGTGAGAAGTCAGGAATTGCCAGAGAAAAAATGGAAAATATTAAGCTTATTTTGGAAGAAGTAAGAATACAAAAAAAGAATGTTTCATTTTTGATGACTAAATTAAAAAAAATAGAAAATAAACTGTATAAAACTAAAATTATAAGAGCAAATATAAAAGGAATGGGTTTAAAAATTTCAAAATATATGTTAGAAAGTATAGCTGTTACAGCGAGTATAAGCTTTAATAAGATAACGGGGAGAGCAGATAGAATTTTATGGACTAATGAAAGTTATTTTGAAAATACCAAGGAAAAAGAAAATAAATATGCGGTTTACTTAGTTACTAAGGATAGAAAAATAGCTTTTGAACATCTGTCCGGTGGTGAACAGGTTGCAGTTGCTATTTCTTTAAGGGAAACTATGACGAAATATTTTTCTAATTCCAGATTTATTATTTTAGATGAGCCTACAAATAATCTTGATAAAGAGAGAAAAAAATTGTTAGCGGAATATATGGGTGAAATACTTAATAACTTGGATCAAAGTATAATAGTAACACATGATAACAGCTTTAGAGAAATGGCAGAAACAACAATAGAGCTGTAG
- a CDS encoding threonine/serine exporter family protein yields the protein MNHEKKVMRVISIANFLGKVLLMSGAETYRVEQSISEVCKRFGLKSESFVTTTCVLTSAKKRNGEIITELNRVYNLSNNLNKIHKIHTIVLNIQNYNLESLEAEIKKIQSESIYKNYVILISYFFAAAFFALLFKGDFLDAIVAGFGGAFIFYMMKFSNKIKVNNFFINTLGGFIITIFTAFVRKVNIIENASYSTIAILMLLVPGLALTNAIRDLINGDFIAGNSRMVEAFLIGGALAIGTGFGLAIAY from the coding sequence ATGAATCATGAGAAAAAAGTAATGAGAGTTATTAGTATAGCTAATTTTCTTGGTAAGGTTCTTTTGATGAGTGGAGCGGAAACTTACAGAGTTGAACAATCTATTTCTGAGGTTTGTAAAAGGTTTGGCTTGAAATCTGAATCTTTTGTAACAACAACCTGTGTTTTAACATCAGCTAAAAAAAGAAACGGAGAAATTATAACTGAGCTTAACAGAGTATATAATCTTTCTAATAACTTAAATAAAATCCATAAAATTCATACTATAGTTTTAAATATTCAAAATTATAATTTAGAAAGTTTGGAAGCTGAGATAAAAAAAATTCAATCTGAATCTATCTACAAAAATTATGTTATTTTGATCTCTTATTTTTTTGCTGCTGCTTTTTTTGCACTTCTATTTAAAGGGGATTTTTTAGATGCCATAGTTGCTGGTTTTGGTGGTGCATTCATTTTTTACATGATGAAATTTTCTAATAAAATTAAAGTAAACAATTTTTTTATAAATACTCTTGGAGGCTTTATAATAACTATTTTTACAGCATTTGTAAGAAAAGTAAATATAATTGAGAACGCTTCTTATTCAACAATTGCCATACTTATGCTTCTAGTTCCGGGGCTTGCACTTACAAATGCAATTAGAGATTTAATTAATGGTGACTTTATTGCTGGAAACTCTAGGATGGTTGAGGCTTTTTTAATTGGTGGAGCACTTGCAATCGGAACAGGTTTTGGCTTAGCAATAGCTTATTAG
- a CDS encoding metallophosphoesterase family protein: MKIIHCSDLHLGKRPGGTKKFSDTRFEDFFIAFENLIDKISNLEVDIFIISGDIFDKREINPNILEKTENLLKKLKTLKNNLKIIAIEGNHDVIYSQEDSWLEYLKAKKYLDVYSYKKDFEEENFFKVGDVNFYPVGYPGSMVDSALEKLVQKLDEKEKNIVIVHTGISGSDTLPGLVSTKTIDLFKDKVIYMAAGHIHSFTTYPKEKPYFFISGSLEFTNILSEKSDKKGAVYFDTETREYEFIETQHRKRLRTETFEYSIEIEKEFEEFLDNIKLNGEEILIVPIKNKNNEYINIDRLEEIAIQRGILKVYFEIKIGNFNEKINMEGSTLEVEEIEKGLIKDWEILKNKENFAEKFSLLKNLFLNDNNKDFVEVFDKLLEDDENDNKEN; encoded by the coding sequence ATGAAAATAATTCATTGTTCAGATTTACATTTGGGGAAAAGACCCGGTGGAACAAAAAAGTTTTCAGATACAAGATTTGAGGATTTTTTTATTGCATTTGAAAACCTAATAGATAAAATATCTAACTTAGAAGTAGATATTTTTATAATTTCTGGAGATATTTTTGATAAAAGAGAAATAAATCCCAATATTTTAGAGAAAACAGAAAATCTATTAAAAAAATTAAAGACTTTAAAAAACAATTTAAAAATTATAGCAATTGAAGGAAATCATGATGTTATATATTCGCAGGAAGATTCATGGTTGGAATATCTTAAAGCAAAGAAATATTTAGATGTTTATTCATATAAAAAAGATTTTGAAGAGGAAAATTTTTTTAAGGTGGGAGATGTCAACTTTTATCCTGTGGGCTATCCGGGCTCTATGGTAGACAGTGCTTTAGAGAAATTGGTACAAAAACTTGATGAAAAAGAAAAAAACATAGTAATAGTACATACGGGTATATCAGGATCAGACACCTTACCGGGACTTGTATCAACTAAAACAATAGATTTGTTTAAAGATAAGGTTATTTATATGGCAGCAGGGCATATTCACTCCTTTACTACTTATCCCAAAGAAAAACCTTATTTTTTTATATCAGGGTCTTTGGAATTTACAAATATACTGAGTGAAAAGTCAGATAAAAAAGGAGCAGTATATTTTGATACTGAAACAAGAGAATATGAGTTTATAGAAACTCAGCATAGAAAAAGGCTTAGAACAGAAACTTTTGAATACAGTATAGAAATCGAGAAAGAATTTGAAGAATTTTTGGATAATATCAAATTAAACGGGGAAGAAATTTTAATTGTACCTATAAAAAATAAAAATAATGAATATATAAACATTGACAGGTTGGAAGAAATTGCTATACAAAGGGGGATTTTAAAAGTATACTTTGAAATAAAAATAGGAAATTTTAATGAAAAAATTAATATGGAAGGTTCAACACTTGAAGTTGAAGAAATAGAAAAGGGACTAATCAAAGACTGGGAAATACTAAAAAATAAAGAAAATTTTGCAGAAAAATTCAGTCTTTTAAAGAATTTATTTTTAAATGATAATAATAAAGATTTTGTGGAAGTTTTTGATAAACTTTTAGAGGATGATGAAAATGATAATAAGGAAAATTAA
- a CDS encoding transposase, translating to MYQILQFALKYNNFNLFENTVNKALKAKEKISKNMIVSLKTLRKYMKYIKNTMNTSITNGIIEGINNKIKVIKRIAFGYRNFDNLKKRFLIINGILNLQSN from the coding sequence ATTTATCAAATTTTACAATTTGCATTAAAATATAATAATTTTAATCTTTTTGAAAATACTGTTAATAAAGCCTTAAAAGCGAAAGAAAAAATATCTAAAAATATGATAGTATCTTTAAAAACTTTAAGAAAATATATGAAGTACATAAAAAATACTATGAATACATCAATCACAAATGGAATAATAGAAGGAATTAATAATAAGATAAAAGTAATAAAAAGAATAGCATTCGGCTATAGAAATTTTGATAATTTAAAAAAGCGCTTTTTAATTATAAATGGAATATTGAATTTGCAGTCAAATTAA
- a CDS encoding threonine/serine exporter family protein gives MYYIEIIYAFFATFFFSIIFNLRGKKIIFSSICGALGWFTLLLAQNAKYSKTASFFIAAIAITIYSEILGKKLKTPVTTALIPGLIPLVPGGGIYYTMYYIVSNEFLAARAKGMETLSITVALSVGIFLVSTFFQIFNKFIKYLTVLKKYSKRALK, from the coding sequence ATGTATTATATTGAAATTATTTATGCTTTCTTTGCTACTTTTTTCTTTTCTATTATTTTTAATTTGAGAGGAAAAAAAATTATTTTTAGTAGTATATGCGGTGCTTTAGGTTGGTTTACTCTTTTGCTGGCTCAAAATGCCAAATATAGCAAAACTGCCTCTTTCTTTATTGCTGCAATAGCTATTACTATTTATTCAGAAATTCTCGGAAAGAAACTTAAAACTCCGGTAACAACTGCTTTAATACCTGGTCTTATTCCTTTAGTTCCAGGAGGTGGGATTTACTACACTATGTATTATATAGTCAGCAATGAATTTTTAGCTGCTCGTGCAAAGGGTATGGAAACACTTTCTATAACTGTAGCCCTTAGTGTGGGAATATTTTTAGTATCAACTTTTTTCCAAATATTTAATAAATTCATTAAATATCTGACAGTTTTGAAAAAATATAGTAAAAGAGCTTTAAAGTAA
- a CDS encoding putative glycoside hydrolase has product MADNSVSLEEEKVAEKEISNEKEVVKKEKVEEDKIENKRVENERYINTVVKTYYDENKKDYAYTLKKGTRVFVLENLEIEKIVKNKNTQNEEVITIKNSKISFKDLDEEKVVWVEDKFLTDNRAEVLPGNLDDIKIVNKEKREYEGNPRVKVRGLYVSAKTLAWTKRLDEILKLAKENNINAFVIDVKGDYGEITFPVSEEVKDYSESSNKNVDIKEIEPIMQKLKENNIYTIARIVSFKDPIYAKENPKKVITYKENGKAFSNKDGLTWVSPHDRKLWEYNIFVAKEAAKAGFNEIQFDYVRFPASDGGKLDKVLDYKNTKTESKAKTIQEYLDYARQELEPLNVYISADVYGQVASVEDDMALGQYWEAVSSEVDYISPMMYPSHYGKGVYGLSVPDANPYKTVYNSTKDSINRNNNIENPAVIRPWIQAFTAKWVKGHIKYGPQEIREQIKAMKDLGVEEYILWSPTNKYEAYF; this is encoded by the coding sequence ATGGCAGATAACTCAGTTTCCTTGGAAGAAGAAAAAGTAGCAGAAAAAGAAATAAGCAATGAAAAAGAAGTAGTTAAAAAAGAGAAAGTAGAAGAAGATAAAATAGAAAATAAAAGAGTAGAAAATGAAAGATACATAAATACAGTAGTTAAAACTTATTATGATGAAAATAAAAAAGACTATGCCTACACTTTAAAAAAAGGGACTAGAGTTTTTGTATTAGAAAACTTAGAAATTGAAAAAATTGTTAAAAATAAAAATACTCAGAATGAAGAGGTCATAACAATAAAAAACAGTAAAATTTCTTTTAAAGATTTAGATGAAGAGAAAGTCGTATGGGTGGAAGATAAGTTCCTAACAGATAATAGAGCTGAAGTTTTACCTGGAAACTTAGATGATATAAAAATTGTAAATAAGGAAAAGAGAGAATATGAGGGAAATCCAAGAGTAAAGGTAAGAGGCTTATATGTCAGTGCCAAAACTTTAGCTTGGACAAAAAGGCTTGATGAAATTTTAAAGTTAGCTAAAGAAAATAATATAAATGCTTTTGTAATTGATGTCAAGGGCGATTATGGAGAGATAACTTTTCCTGTTTCAGAAGAAGTGAAAGATTATAGCGAATCTTCAAATAAAAATGTAGATATAAAAGAAATTGAGCCTATTATGCAAAAATTAAAAGAAAATAATATATATACTATTGCAAGAATTGTTTCTTTCAAAGATCCTATTTACGCCAAAGAAAATCCTAAAAAAGTTATAACTTATAAGGAAAATGGGAAAGCATTTTCCAATAAGGATGGATTAACTTGGGTTAGCCCACATGACAGAAAATTGTGGGAATATAATATTTTTGTAGCGAAAGAGGCTGCAAAAGCAGGTTTTAATGAAATACAGTTTGACTATGTAAGATTTCCAGCTTCAGATGGAGGAAAATTAGATAAGGTCTTAGATTATAAAAACACAAAGACTGAATCAAAGGCAAAGACGATACAAGAATATTTAGACTATGCAAGACAAGAATTAGAACCATTAAATGTTTATATAAGTGCAGATGTCTATGGTCAGGTTGCATCAGTGGAAGATGATATGGCATTAGGGCAATATTGGGAAGCTGTAAGTTCTGAAGTTGATTATATTTCACCTATGATGTATCCAAGTCACTATGGCAAAGGAGTTTACGGTCTATCTGTACCAGATGCCAATCCATATAAAACCGTCTATAATTCAACTAAGGATTCTATTAACAGAAATAATAATATCGAGAATCCAGCTGTAATAAGACCATGGATTCAGGCTTTTACTGCTAAATGGGTGAAGGGACATATAAAATATGGTCCTCAGGAAATTAGAGAGCAAATAAAGGCAATGAAAGACTTGGGAGTGGAGGAATACATTTTATGGAGCCCAACAAATAAATATGAGGCATATTTTTAA